One window of the Triticum dicoccoides isolate Atlit2015 ecotype Zavitan chromosome 3B, WEW_v2.0, whole genome shotgun sequence genome contains the following:
- the LOC119277432 gene encoding U-box domain-containing protein 16-like has translation MAKPRAVVTTACASAAPSTSYASAFLPPPPSPSDGDLLRSLHRLARDLSAADAPAPFLRAAFASVSRRARLLAAAFDDLLLCAAGEGDLPRSASLCLREVLLVLQRFKAVVADCATRSRTLLLLQSDEMDAELRDLHHDLATLLDLLPVVELGLADDVMDLLALASRQCRRCASAAEPEPALKTTVLSLIEEIEREIVPERERLEEILEEVGINDPASCSDEIESLEREIGDRASERWTAAMIALVGLLRYAKCVLFSATPRPSDSKADVDVEDDEESPAPPPDLRCPISLDLMRDPVVAASGQTYDRESIDRWFSSGKSTCPKTGQVLANLELVPNKSLKNLISKWCRENGVAMEVCEASKSEQAQAVAANKAALEVARMTASYLVKKLSVSFSPDAANRVVHEIRLLSKSGSDNRAFVGEAGAVPMLVPLLYSEDAGLQLNAVTALLNLSILEANKKRIMHADGAVEAVTHIMSSGTTWRAKENAAAAVLSLASVHTYRRRLGRNSSVVEKLVHLVRTGPTSTKKDALAALLSLAGERENVGKLVEAGVAEAALSAISDEETAAAVLAALAKRGGAEAIVNIDGAVARLVAEMRRGTEWARESATAALVLLCRRLGARAVTQVMGVAGVEWAIWELMGTGTDRARRKAASLGRICRRWAAASAADGERGAECPASSVVPPAMMAS, from the coding sequence ATGGCCAAGCCGAGAGCGGTGGTGACCACCGCCTGCGCCTCCGCCGCGCCGTCCACGTCCTACGCGTCGGCGTTCctgccgccgcccccgtcgccgtccgaCGGCGACCTGCTCCGCTCGCTGCACCGCCTGGCGCGCGACCTCTCGGCCGCCGACGCGCCCGCGCCCTTCTTGCGCGCCGCGTTCGCGTCCGTCTCCCGGCGCGCCAggctcctcgccgccgccttcgACGACCTGCTGCTGTGCGCGGCGGGCGAAGGCGACCTGCCGCGCTCGGCCTCGCTGTGCCTGCGCGAGGTGCTCCTCGTGCTGCAGCGCTTCAAGGCCGTGGTGGCCGACTGCGCCACGCGGAGCCGCACGCTACTGCTGCTGCAGTCCGACGAGATGGACGCCGAGCTGCGCGACCTGCACCACGACCTCGCCACGCTGCTCGACCTCCTGCCCGTCGTCGAGCTGGGACTCGCCGACGACGTCATGGACCTCCTCGCCCTCGCCTCGCGCCAGTGCCGCCGCTGCGCGTCGGCCGCCGAGCCGGAGCCGGCGCTCAAGACCACCGTGCTGTCGCTGATCGAGGAAATCGAGCGTGAGATCGTGCCCGAGCGGGAGAGGCTGGAGGAGATCCTGGAGGAGGTTGGCATCAACGACCCGGCCAGCTGCAGCGACGAGATCGAGAGCCTCGAGCGGGAGATTGGCGACCGAGCGTCCGAGAGATGGACCGCCGCCATGATCGCCCTCGTGGGCCTGCTCCGGTACGCCAAGTGCGTCCTGTTCAGTGCCACGCCCCGGCCTTCAGATTCCAAGGCGGACGTCGATGTCGAAGACGACGAGGAGTCCCCGGCGCCCCCACCGGACCTCCGGTGCCCCATCTCCCTCGATCTAATGCGCGACCCAGTCGTCGCCGCTAGCGGTCAGACCTACGACCGCGAGTCGATCGACCGGTGGTTCAGCTCCGGCAAGTCAACGTGCCCCAAGACGGGGCAAGTCTTGGCCAATCTGGAGCTGGTGCCCAACAAGTCTCTCAAGAACCTCATCTCCAAGTGGTGCCGGGAGAACGGCGTGGCCATGGAAGTCTGCGAGGCCAGCAAGAGCGAGCAGGCCCAGGCGGTGGCCGCCAATAAGGCGGCGCTCGAGGTGGCGCGCATGACGGCGTCGTATCTGGTGAAGAAGCTCTCCGTCTCATTCTCCCCTGACGCGGCCAACCGCGTGGTGCACGAGATCCGGCTGCTCTCCAAGTCCGGCTCAGACAACCGCGCGTTCGTCGGAGAGGCCGGAGCCGTGCCGATGCTGGTGCCCCTGCTCTACTCCGAGGACGCCGGGCTCCAGCTCAACGCCGTGACAGCGCTGCTCAACCTATCCATCCTCGAGGCCAACAAGAAGCGCATCATGCACGCCGACGGCGCCGTCGAGGCAGTGACCCACATCATGAGCTCCGGCACGACGTGGCGCGCCAAGGAGAACGCCGCGGCGGCCGTGCTCAGCCTGGCGTCCGTCCATACgtatcgccgcaggctcggccggaACTCGTCCGTCGTCGAAAAGCTAGTCCACCTCGTGCGCACCGGCCCGACGAGCACAAAGAAGGACGCGCTGGCCGCGCTGCTGTCGCTAGCAGGCGAGAGGGAGAACGTCGGGAAGCTGGTGGAAGCCGGCGTGGCCGAGGCGGCGCTGTCCGCCATCAGCGACGAGGAGACAGCCGCGGCGGTGCTGGCGGCATTGGCCAAACGAGGGGGCGCGGAGGCTATTGTCAACATCGACGGCGCCGTGGCGCGTCTCGTGGCCGAGATGAGGCGCGGCACGGAGTGGGCCCGGGAGTCCGCGACTGCGGCGCTGGTGCTGCTGTGCCGGCGGCTGGGCGCGCGGGCCGTGACGCAGGTGATGGGCGTGGCCGGCGTGGAGTGGGCGATCTGGGAGCTGATGGGCACCGGCACGGACCGCGCCAGGCGGAAGGCCGCGTCGCTGGGCAGGATATGCCGGCGGtgggcggccgcctccgccgccgacggggAGCGGGGCGCCGAGTGCCCCGCGTCCAGCGTGGTGCCGCCGGCCATGATGGCCTCCTAG